The sequence below is a genomic window from Micromonospora aurantiaca ATCC 27029.
CCTGGTCGACGACGTGATGATCAACCAGGTCGGTGCGAGCTGGGCGCTGCTGGAGCTGACGATGCGGGCCACCCGGCCCCGCACCGTCTGGCTGGGCGCCGGGCTGCTCGCCGTCGTCGACCTGACCAGCCTGATCGGCGAACCGGTCCGCGCGGCGCTCACCGGCCTGTTCGGGCTGGCCGTCACCGTCGGCCTGCCGCTGCTGCTCGGGCTGGTCGTGCGGACCACCCGGGAACTCGGGCGGCAGGCCGAGGAGCGGGCCGAGGCGGAACGGCGACGGCGCGAGTCGGAGAGCCGGGCGGCCCGTGCCGACGAGCGCGGCGCCATCGCCCGGGAACTGCACGACGTGCTCGCGCACCACGTCGCGTCGATGGTGCTACGGGTCGGCGTGGCCCGGCACGTGCTGCCGGACCTGGACCCCCGGGTCGGCGAGGTGTTCGACGACGTGCACGCCACCGGCACGGCCGCCCTGACCGACCTGCGGCGGCTGGTGGCGGTGCTGCGCGACCCGGACGGCCTCCGCGGCGACGCCGCCCTGACCGCGATCGAGCCGACGGCGCTGCCGGCCGCGCTCGGCGCGGCGGTCGACCGGGCCCGGCAGGCAGGCGTCGTGGTGGAGGCCGACATCGACCCCGCGGTCGGCACGCTCGACGCGGTACGCGGCCAGGCGGTGCTGCGACTGACCCAGGAGGCGTTGACGAACGTGGCGAAACACGCCGGCGCGGCGGCCCGCGCACACCTGACCGTGTCGGTCGAGGACGGCGCGGTGCACTGGACGGTGACCGACGACGGGCGGGGCGCCGCGCCGGCCGGGGTGCCCACCGGCGGCGGCCACGGCATCGTCGGGATGCGGGAGCGGGTCGAGGTGCTCGGCGGGCGAC
It includes:
- a CDS encoding sensor histidine kinase; translated protein: MAWVGRLFDARDTLARILLLDLSGIGYLVFGAHGGPAATGTQWALAVPAFVLALLCHRRPLLNLLIQAVLLVAALVLVDDVMINQVGASWALLELTMRATRPRTVWLGAGLLAVVDLTSLIGEPVRAALTGLFGLAVTVGLPLLLGLVVRTTRELGRQAEERAEAERRRRESESRAARADERGAIARELHDVLAHHVASMVLRVGVARHVLPDLDPRVGEVFDDVHATGTAALTDLRRLVAVLRDPDGLRGDAALTAIEPTALPAALGAAVDRARQAGVVVEADIDPAVGTLDAVRGQAVLRLTQEALTNVAKHAGAAARAHLTVSVEDGAVHWTVTDDGRGAAPAGVPTGGGHGIVGMRERVEVLGGRLEAGPTGSGWRVRTVLPPAESAHRAPRPRAGTPEPA